The following DNA comes from Curtobacterium sp. 9128.
AGTGCGAACACGATGATCAGGACGACGTCGATGACGGCTGCGAGCCAGCCCCAGGTGCGATCGGTCACCGCCTCATTGTCGCAGGCACGACGCGGCAACGAGTTCACCTCCCGGTGGGGCACCCGGCAACCTGGTGTTCAACCGAATCCGCGACGATGCGAGACCGAACCGTGACGACGCGGGACGGAAGTCTCCACGGAGGGCAGAGCCATGACGACGACGGACGCGACCCGGAGTCGTCCAGCTGAACCGAGCCTCCCGTCCGTCCGGATGCCGCGCCTGGTGGCGCACCGTGGCGCGCCGCGGGTCCGCCGCGAGAACACCCTGCCGGCCGTCGCGGTGGCCGAGGCGCTCGGCGCCGATGTGATCGAGGTGGACGTCCGGCGGACGGCGGACGGTGTCGCCGTCCTGCTGCACGACGAGACGCTCGGCCGGATGTGGGGCGACGCGCGTCGGGTGGCGGACGTGCCGTGGTGTGACGTCGCCCGGCTCGGGAACGGTCTCGACCGCATCCCGCGGCTCGACGCGGTGCTGGAACGGCTGGACGGCTGCGGGTCGTCCCTGCTGATCGACCTCACCGACGCCGAGGACGCCCGCGTCGCCGCACGCACGGTGGCTTCCTCGAGCGCCGCCGTCGCCGTCGCGTGGTGCGGAGCGCAGGAGGCGGTGGCTGCGGTGCGCGAGGTGCTCCCGGACGCGGACGTCTGGCTGGCGTGGGCATCGCTCGACCCGCCGACGCCCGACGACCTGGTGGCGCTCGGGCCGTCGACGCTGAACCTCGACGTCGCCTTCCTCACCCCGAGGACCGTCGGGGCCGCCCACGACCTCGGCCTGCAGGTCTCGGTGTGGACCGTGGACGCACCGGAGCCGGCGATCTGGGCGGCTCGTCTCGGCGCGGACTCGATCACCACGAACGACCTCGCCGCCGTCCGTGCAGCGCTCGCCGCGGCCGAACGGGACGGGTGGCCGGAGCCGGACCACGAGGCGACCGAGGCCGAGGTGGCCTCGCGGGCACAGGCGCTCGCGCACCGGATCGCGCACGAGGTGATCGCGTACACGCGGGAGCACCCGGTCGGCTCGGTGACGACGAAGGCGCACGAGGCCGATCTCGTCACGGACGTCGACCGGCTCGTCGAGCAGCACGTCAGGGGTCGCGTCCGCGCGGCGTTCCCCACGCACGGCTTCTCCGGCGAGGAGTACGGCGATGCGCCAGGCGACAAGCACCGCTGGTACCTCGACCCGGTGGACGGGACGACGAACCTCGCGAACGGCGTCCCGTGGACGAGCACCTCGCTCTGTCTCACCCGGAGCGGGCGTCCGCTCGTCGGCGTCGTCGCGGATCCGTGGCGTGGCGAGGTGTTCGAGGCGCGTCGGGGCCGCGGCGCCGTGATCCGCGACCGGCAGCTCCGGCTCGACGACACCCCGAGATCGTTGGCGGGCGCGGTCGTCGGGACCGAGCTCGACGGACCCCTGCCGTGGCCGGGGTTCGGCGCGTTCCTCGACGCCCTCGCCGCGCGGTCCTGCACGCTCCGCGTCCAGGGTTCCGGCACGCTGACGATCGCGCAGGTCGCGGCGGGGCGGGGGATCGGCGGGTGCGTGTCGGCGTTCGACCCGATCGACCACGGTGCGGCCGTGCTGCTCGTGCACGAGGCCGGTGGCGTCGTCATGACCGTCGACGGGCCGGTCGAGGGGTTCCCGCCGGTGGGTGCGCCGTTCCTGGTGGCGCACCCGGGTGCGGCCGACGAACTGCACGCGGTCTGGGTGGGTGCGGTGCGTCCCTGACGTGTGGAGGACGGACGGGAGGCTCGTGGCGGGGCCGCCACGAGCCTCCCGTCCGCCTGCGGTCCGGTTCCGGACCTGCTCAGGCCTGGGCGATCCGGACCATGTTGCCAGCAGGGTCGCGGACGGCCGCGTCGCGGACGCCCCAGAACTGGTCGGTGGGCTCCTGGAGCACCTCGGCGTCGGCGCTCGCGGTGATGCGGTCGAAGACCGCGTCGAGGTCGCTGACGCGGAGCTGGAGCATCGACAGCGCGCCCTTCGCCAGGAGGGCGGCGAGGGCGTCCCCGTCCTCCTGGGAGCGGCCGGCGTGCGGCTCGGACAGGACGAGCTCGAGGTCGGGATGCGTGTCGCTGACCAGGGTCACCCAGCGGTGCCCGCCGTTCTCGACCTCGTTGCGGACGGAGAAGCCGATCGTGTCGCGGTAGAAGGCGACGGCGGCGTCGATGTCGTCGGCGAGCACGTGCACGCCGCTGATCTGGATGGTCATGCGACCGACCCTAGGCGGGCGTCCGCGCCCCGTGCTTCTCGGAAACTGCTCGCACCGGGCGCGTCACCACCATCGTGTGGCAGCTCCACATGCCCGACAGGGCCTCGTGGTCGGCGGCGCGGTACTCGGAAGGGGTCATGCCGACCAGGGCGGTGAAGCGCGAGGAGAACGACCCGAGACTCGTACAGCCCACCGCCATGCACGCCTCGGTCACGGTCACGTCCCCGGTGCGGAGCAGCGCCTGCGCCCGTTCGATCCGCCGGGTCATCAGGTAGGCGTACGGGGTCTCGCCGTAGGCGTCGCGGAAGCGCCGGCTGAAGTGCGCGGTGGACATGTACGCCGACGCGGCCAGGGCGGGGACGTCGAGGGGCTCGGCGTACTCGCGGTCCATCCGGCTCCGCGCACGGCGGAGTCGGCGGAGCTCGTCGAGGTCGGTCATGGTGTCATCCTCCTCGTTCACCGAACTCTGTGCGTGCACACAGTCACCGGTCGTCCGGCGTCCCTACTGTTGCACTCCACGGGCACCGTGCCCGGATCACGTTGGGAGCATCGACATGGGATTCCTCGACCGACTGCTCGGCCGCGAAGACCGATCGCAGCAGCAGGGGTGGAACGGGCAGCAGCAGGGCTACCGGTACGGGCAGCAGTCGTACGACGCGGCCCCGCCCGCCAGCGGCGCTCCCGGCGGCTCCGGTCCTGGTGCTGGCTCCGGTCCTGGTGCTGCCTCCGGTCCTGGCGCTCGGACCGAGGACCAGCAGGCCGTCGAGCGCTACCGCTACCTGCTGCGCACCGCGCCGCCGGAGCGGATCGAGGAGGTGCACGCCGAGGCCTTCGAGCGGCTCACGCCCGAGCAGCGCCAGATGGTCTACGACGAGTTCACCCGGACGGCTCCGGCCGGCGACGCACCCCGTGGTAACGACCCGCGATCGCTCGCGCAGTCGGCCACGCGGTCCGAGATCCGACAGCCCGGGTTCATGGAGCGGTCGCTCGGCGGGATGGGCGGCGGTGCCGGCGGTGCCTTCGGCCAGCGTCAGGGGCCGTCGTTCGGCAGCATGCTCGGTGCGTCGATCCTCGGGACCGTCGCCGGGTACGTCATCGGTTCGACGCTGATGAGCGCGTTCCTGCCCGATCCGTCCGGCTTCGACGGCGGCACCGACGCATCGGGGGATGCGGGTGACGGTGGTTCGGGGGACACTGGGGGCGACTCCGGTGACGGCGGCGCATCCGACGGCGGCGGGTTCGACAACGCGTCGTGGGACAGCGGCTCCGACCTCGGTGGTGGCGGTGGGTTCGACGACTTCGGTGGCGACTTCGGCGGGTTCGACGCCTGACCCTCCCGCTCGATCCGGCACCGACCCACTGGACTGTTCCATGTTCGACGAGGGAGCGGCATGGCCATCATCGAAGCCTCCGGGCTGACCAAGACCTATCGATCGAAGTCCGGGCCGGTGCACGCGTTGGCCGGACTCGACCTGTCCGTGCCGCAGGGCACCGTCACGGCGCTGCTCGGGCCGAACGGCGCCGGCAAGACCACGACGGTCAAGGTGCTCACGACGCTCATCAAGCCCGACAGCGGCACGGCGTCGATCGCCGGGGTCGACGTCGTGCGGGACCCCCAGGCGACCCGTCGGTCGATCGGGGTGTCCGGGCAGTACGCCGCGGTCGACGAGAACCTCACGGGGTTCGAGAACCTCGAGATGATCGGCCGGCTGTACCACCTCGGTGGCAAGGCGTCCCGTGCCCGAGCCCGCGAGCTCATCGACGTGTTCGACCTGTCCGAGGCGGGGGACCGCCCCGTGAAGGGCTTCTCCGGCGGTATGCGTCGGCGCATCGACCTCGCCGGTGCCCTCGTGATGAACCCGAGCGTGCTGTTCCTCGACGAACCGACGACCGGGCTCGACCCCCGCAGCCGACTGTCGCTCTGGGGCATCATCGAGCGACTCGTCGCCGACGGCGCGACCGTGCTCCTGACGACGCAGTACCTCGAGGAAGCCGACCGGCTCGCCGACGACATCGCGGTGATCGACGACGGCAGGGTCATCGCCGAGGGCACGGCCGACCAGCTCAAGGCACAGGTCGGCGGACACCGGGTCGTCGTGACGCTGGTCGACGAGACCGACGGTGACGCTGCGGTCACCGTGCTCCGGCGCTACGGCGTCGGTGAGGTGGAGGCATCCGGCGACGGACGCACCCACGCGATCGCGGTGGAAGCCGGCCCGACGGCGCTGCAGCGCGTGCTCGCCGACCTGGGCGAGGCCGGCATCGAACTCCACGACGCCGGCATGCGCCGCCCCACCCTCGACGACGTGTTCCTCCGGCTCACCGGGCACGCCGCGACCGAGGACGATGCCGACGACGCGCCGGCCGCCAAGCAGAAGGAGGCGGCACGATGACCGCCGTCGTCACCACGCCGGGCCGGCAGCTGCCGGTCGTCGTCACCTCACCCGTCGCGGTGTGGTTCGAGGACGGCTGGACGGTCACCAAGCGCAACCTCATCAAGATCAAGCGCTCGCCCGACATGCTCGTCTTCGCCGTGCTCCAGCCGATCATGTTCGTGCTGCTGTTCAGTCAGGTCTACGGCGGGGCCATCGCCGTGCAGGGCACCGACTACACGCAGTTCCTGATGGCAGGGATCTTCGCCCAGACCGTCGTGTTCGGCGCGACGTTCTCCGGCTCTGCGATGGCGCAGGACCTCAAGGAAGGGCTGATCGACCGGTTCCGGACGCTGCCGATGTCGTCGTCCGCGGTGCTCGTCGGCCGCACCAACAGCGACCTCGTCCTCAACACGATCTCGATGGTGATCATGATGCTCACCGGCCTGCTCGTGGGGTGGCGGGTGAACTCCTCACCGCTGGAGTTCCTCGCCGGCGTCGCGCTGCTGCTGCTCTTCAGCTACTCGTTCAGCTGGGTGATGGCACTGCTCGGCATGAGCGTGAAGACGCCGGAGGTGATCAACAACGCGTCGTTCATGATCCTGTTCCCGCTGACGTTCATCTCGAACGCCTTCGTCCCGAGCGACACGCTGCCGCTCGTGCTCCGCGTGTTCGCGGAGTGGAACCCCGTGTCCTCCCTCGTGCAGGCGGCCCGTGAGCTCTTCGGGAACGTCGGGTCAGCACCGGTGCCCGACATCTGGACGATGCAGCACCCGATCACCACCGTGCTCATCGGCATCGCCGTCATGCTCGTCGTGTTCGTGCCGTGGGCGGTGAACAAGTACACGCGGATCAGTTCGAAGTAGCCGCGGCGGCTTACGATCGTGTCGAACCGTCGACGCGAGAGGGCCCATGACCGCGACAGATGCCGAGCGTGCCGGCGAACAGGCTGCTGCCCGCGACGCCACCGAGCCCGGTCCGGACCGCACCACGCGGGTCCGGCGGTGGATGCTGCAGGGCTCCGACCAGGGGGCGTCCCACCAGGGTCCGCACCAGGTCGAGGTCGAGAAGACCCACTCGTGGTGGCGGGTCATGTGCCTCACGGGTGTCGACTACTTCTCGACGCTCGGCTACCAGCCGGCCATCGCGGCGCTCGCCGCCGGGCTGCTCTCGCCGATCGCGACCATCGTGCTCGTCCTCGTCACGCTCTTCGGCGCGCTGCCGGTCTACCGCCGCGTCGCCCAGGACAGCTTCCGCGGCGCCGGGTCGATCATGATGCTCGAGAAGCTCCTGCCCTGGTGGGCCGGCAAGCTGTTCGTGCTGGTCCTGCTCGGGTTCGCCGTGACGGACTTCATGATCACGATGACCCTGTCCGCCGCGGACGCGACGGCCCACATCGCCGAGAATCCCTTCACGCCGCACTGGTTCACCGAGATCCCGGTGCCGCTGACCCTGGCGCTGCTGCTCCTGCTCGGCGTGGTGTTCCTGCGCGGGTTCAAGGAGGCGATCGGCATCGCGGTCGGCCTGGTCGCCGTGTACCTGGCGCTCAACGCGGTCGTCGTCGCCGTCTCGCTCTGGCACGTGTTCGAGCGCCCGACCGTGGCGAGCGACTGGTGGAGCGGACTGACCGCACAGCACAGCAACCCCCTCGTGATGATCGGGATCGCGCTGATCGTGTTCCCGAAGCTCGCGCTCGGCCTGTCCGGGTTCGAGACCGGGGTCGCGGTGATGCCGCAGGTCCGCGGCGACGCCGCCGACGGCACGAGCCCCCGCCCCGAGGGCCGCATCCGCGGGACCAAGCGGCTGCTGACCGTCGCCGCGGTGATCATGAGCACGTTCCTCATCACCTCGTCGATCGTCACGACCTTCCTGATCCCGCAGCACGAGTTCCAGCCGGGCGGCGGAGCGAACGGACGCGCGCTGGCGTACCTGGCGCACGAGTACCTGGGCGGCGTGTTCGGGTCGGTGTACGACTTCTCGACGGTCGCGATCCTGTGGTTCGCCGGCGCGAGTGCGATGGCCGGACTGCTCAACCTGGTGCCCCGGTTCCTGCCCCGTTACGGGATGGCGCCGCAGTGGGCGAGGGCGACCCGGCCCCTGGTCATCATCTTCACGCTCATCGCCTTCGTGATCACGATCATCTTCCAGGCCAACGTCGACGCGCAGGGCGGTGCGTACGCCACGGGCGTGCTCGTCCTGATCACGAGCGCCGCCGTCGCGGTGACCCTGTCGGCCCGGCGCAAGCAGCAGAAGAAACGCACCATCGGCTTCGGCATCATCGCCGTGGTGTTCGTCTACACGACCATCGCGAACGTCATCGAACGCCCGGACGGCGTGCGGATCGCCGCGGTCTTCATCATCGCGATCGTGGTCGTGTCGCTGGTGTCCCGGGTGCGACGGTCGTTCGAGCTCCGGGCGTCGTCGATCGAGCTCGACGCGACCGCCAGGCAGTTCGTCGAGGCCGACGCCGACCAGTTCAGCTCGGTGTGCATCATCGCGAACGAACCGGGTGCGGGAACGGCGGCCGCCTACCGGTCGAAGGGGCGCGAGGAACGACGCGACTCCGGCATCCCGGCCCGCGTCCCGACGATGTTCCTCGAGGTGCTCCCGGCCGACTCGTCCGACTTCGAGGAGGACCTCGTCATCGAGGGGCACGTGGTGCACGGGTTCCGGGTGCTCCGGGTCCGATCCGGCAACGTGCCCAACACCATCGCGTCGACGTTGCTCGCGATCCGGGACATCGCCGGCGTGGTGCCGAGCATCTACTTCGAGTGGAACGAGGGCAGCCCGATCCGGAACGCCATCCGCTTCGTCTTCACCGGCGTCGGCGACGTCGCTCCGGTGACGCGTGAGGTCCTGCGCGAGGCCGAACCCGAGGTCAACCGCCGACCGAGCGTGCACGTGTCGTGACGGGCGCGGTCGACGCGGGCCGAGCCTCCCACCCGGTCGGCGGCATCGCCGCCGTCGTCGTCGCCGCGGCGGTGTGGGGGACCACCGGGACGGCGACGCACTTCGCTCCCGGCGTGCCCGCGTTCGTGTTCGGTGCCGTGACCTTCGGCCTCGGTGGCCTCGTGCTCGCCGGCCTGGCCGGTCGTGCCACGCTCCGTGCCGTGGTCGCTCCGGGGACGCGGGGCTGGGTCTGGCTGGGGGCAGCGGCGCTCGCCGTGTACGCGGTGGCGTTCTACGCGGCGCTGGCCGACGCGGGTGTCGC
Coding sequences within:
- a CDS encoding inositol monophosphatase family protein, with amino-acid sequence MTTTDATRSRPAEPSLPSVRMPRLVAHRGAPRVRRENTLPAVAVAEALGADVIEVDVRRTADGVAVLLHDETLGRMWGDARRVADVPWCDVARLGNGLDRIPRLDAVLERLDGCGSSLLIDLTDAEDARVAARTVASSSAAVAVAWCGAQEAVAAVREVLPDADVWLAWASLDPPTPDDLVALGPSTLNLDVAFLTPRTVGAAHDLGLQVSVWTVDAPEPAIWAARLGADSITTNDLAAVRAALAAAERDGWPEPDHEATEAEVASRAQALAHRIAHEVIAYTREHPVGSVTTKAHEADLVTDVDRLVEQHVRGRVRAAFPTHGFSGEEYGDAPGDKHRWYLDPVDGTTNLANGVPWTSTSLCLTRSGRPLVGVVADPWRGEVFEARRGRGAVIRDRQLRLDDTPRSLAGAVVGTELDGPLPWPGFGAFLDALAARSCTLRVQGSGTLTIAQVAAGRGIGGCVSAFDPIDHGAAVLLVHEAGGVVMTVDGPVEGFPPVGAPFLVAHPGAADELHAVWVGAVRP
- a CDS encoding VOC family protein — its product is MTIQISGVHVLADDIDAAVAFYRDTIGFSVRNEVENGGHRWVTLVSDTHPDLELVLSEPHAGRSQEDGDALAALLAKGALSMLQLRVSDLDAVFDRITASADAEVLQEPTDQFWGVRDAAVRDPAGNMVRIAQA
- a CDS encoding helix-turn-helix transcriptional regulator, with protein sequence MTDLDELRRLRRARSRMDREYAEPLDVPALAASAYMSTAHFSRRFRDAYGETPYAYLMTRRIERAQALLRTGDVTVTEACMAVGCTSLGSFSSRFTALVGMTPSEYRAADHEALSGMWSCHTMVVTRPVRAVSEKHGARTPA
- a CDS encoding ATP-binding cassette domain-containing protein, which gives rise to MAIIEASGLTKTYRSKSGPVHALAGLDLSVPQGTVTALLGPNGAGKTTTVKVLTTLIKPDSGTASIAGVDVVRDPQATRRSIGVSGQYAAVDENLTGFENLEMIGRLYHLGGKASRARARELIDVFDLSEAGDRPVKGFSGGMRRRIDLAGALVMNPSVLFLDEPTTGLDPRSRLSLWGIIERLVADGATVLLTTQYLEEADRLADDIAVIDDGRVIAEGTADQLKAQVGGHRVVVTLVDETDGDAAVTVLRRYGVGEVEASGDGRTHAIAVEAGPTALQRVLADLGEAGIELHDAGMRRPTLDDVFLRLTGHAATEDDADDAPAAKQKEAAR
- a CDS encoding ABC transporter permease — translated: MTAVVTTPGRQLPVVVTSPVAVWFEDGWTVTKRNLIKIKRSPDMLVFAVLQPIMFVLLFSQVYGGAIAVQGTDYTQFLMAGIFAQTVVFGATFSGSAMAQDLKEGLIDRFRTLPMSSSAVLVGRTNSDLVLNTISMVIMMLTGLLVGWRVNSSPLEFLAGVALLLLFSYSFSWVMALLGMSVKTPEVINNASFMILFPLTFISNAFVPSDTLPLVLRVFAEWNPVSSLVQAARELFGNVGSAPVPDIWTMQHPITTVLIGIAVMLVVFVPWAVNKYTRISSK
- a CDS encoding amino acid transporter — protein: MTATDAERAGEQAAARDATEPGPDRTTRVRRWMLQGSDQGASHQGPHQVEVEKTHSWWRVMCLTGVDYFSTLGYQPAIAALAAGLLSPIATIVLVLVTLFGALPVYRRVAQDSFRGAGSIMMLEKLLPWWAGKLFVLVLLGFAVTDFMITMTLSAADATAHIAENPFTPHWFTEIPVPLTLALLLLLGVVFLRGFKEAIGIAVGLVAVYLALNAVVVAVSLWHVFERPTVASDWWSGLTAQHSNPLVMIGIALIVFPKLALGLSGFETGVAVMPQVRGDAADGTSPRPEGRIRGTKRLLTVAAVIMSTFLITSSIVTTFLIPQHEFQPGGGANGRALAYLAHEYLGGVFGSVYDFSTVAILWFAGASAMAGLLNLVPRFLPRYGMAPQWARATRPLVIIFTLIAFVITIIFQANVDAQGGAYATGVLVLITSAAVAVTLSARRKQQKKRTIGFGIIAVVFVYTTIANVIERPDGVRIAAVFIIAIVVVSLVSRVRRSFELRASSIELDATARQFVEADADQFSSVCIIANEPGAGTAAAYRSKGREERRDSGIPARVPTMFLEVLPADSSDFEEDLVIEGHVVHGFRVLRVRSGNVPNTIASTLLAIRDIAGVVPSIYFEWNEGSPIRNAIRFVFTGVGDVAPVTREVLREAEPEVNRRPSVHVS